From Dreissena polymorpha isolate Duluth1 chromosome 15, UMN_Dpol_1.0, whole genome shotgun sequence, a single genomic window includes:
- the LOC127859640 gene encoding kielin/chordin-like protein: MVPLQSCLLLIGWCALLSVTGIHAGNTCEFKGKVYNEGDTCKDDCHTCVCVYGYMKCSNEICPEQKCEYKGEIYKDGHKFKDDCNDCVCNDGRVSCTEKVCLKKPCQYKGNTYESGQTFKDDCNDCKCWDGAVECTKRDCPKKPCQYKGVTYQSGKTFKDDCNDCKCWDGAVECSKRDCPKKPCQYKGVTYQSGQTFKDDCNDCKCWDGAVECTKRDCPKKPCQYKGVTYQSGQTFKDDCNDCKCWDGSVECTKRDCPKKSCQYKGVTYQSGQTFKDDCNDCKCWDGAVECTKRDCPKKPCQYKGVTYQSGQTFKDDCNDCKCWDGAVECTKRDCPKKPCQYKGVIYQSGQTFKDDCNDCKCWDGAVECTKRDCPKKPCQYKGVTYQSGQTFKDDCNDCKCWDGAVECTKRDCPKKPCQYKGVIYQSGQTFKDDCNDCKCWDGAVECTKRDCPKKPCQYKGVTYQSGQTFKDDCNDCKCWDGDVECTKRDCPKKPCQYKGVTYPSGQTFKDDCNDCKCWDGAVTCTDRDCPKKPCQYKGVTYPSGQTFKDDCNDCKCWDGAVTCTDRDCPSDALPVDPNNPCKRCFCRNGLLQCESVICPACVGYTPPGQCCPICEKPAY; the protein is encoded by the exons ATGGTCCCCCTTCAGAGTTGCCTGTTGTTGATTGGCTGGTGCGCGTTGTTATCGGTCACAGGAATACATGCTG GAAACActtgtgagttcaaaggtaaagtGTACAACGAAGGGGATACATGCAAAGACGATTGCCACACGTGCGTATGTGTGTACGGTTACATGAAATGCTCAAACGAGATATGTCCAG AACAAAAGTGTGAATACAAAGGAGAGATCTACAAGGATGGACACAAATTCAAAGATGACTGCAATGACTGCGTATGCAATGATGGCAGAGTATCTTGCACAGAAAAGGTGTGCCTAA AGAAACCGTGTCAATACAAGGGAAATACCTATGAGAGTGGACAAACATTCAAGGATGACTGTAACGACTGCAAATGTTGGGATGGAGCTGTTGAATGTACAAAGCGAGATTGCCCGA AGAAACCATGTCAATACAAGGGAGTCACCTACCAAAGTGGAAAAACATTTAAGGATGACTGTAACGACTGTAAATGTTGGGATGGAGCAGTGGAATGTTCAAAACGAGATTGCCCAA AGAAACCTTGTCAATACAAGGGAGTAACCTACCAGAGTGGACAAACATTCAAGGATGACTGTAACGACTGCAAATGTTGGGATGGAGCTGTTGAATGTACAAAGCGAGATTGCCCGA AGAAACCATGTCAATACAAGGGAGTAACCTACCAGAGTGGACAGACATTCAAGGATGACTGTAACGACTGCAAATGTTGGGATGGATCCGTTGAATGCACAAAAAGAGATTGCCCGA AGAAATCGTGTCAATACAAGGGAGTAACCTACCAGAGTGGACAGACATTCAAGGATGACTGCAACGATTGTAAATGTTGGGATGGAGCTGTTGAATGTACAAAACGAGATTGCCCAA AGAAACCGTGTCAATACAAGGGCGTTACCTACCAGAGTGGACAGACATTCAAGGATGACTGCAACGACTGTAAATGTTGGGATGGAGCTgtggaatgtacaaaacgagatTGTCCAA AGAAACCATGCCAATACAAGGGAGTAATCTACCAGAGTGGACAGACATTTAAGGATGACTGTAACGACTGTAAATGTTGGGATGGAGCTGTTGAATGTACAAAAAGGGATTGCCCTA AGAAACCATGTCAATACAAGGGAGTAACCTACCAAAGTGGACAGACATTCAAGGATGACTGTAACGATTGTAAATGTTGGGATGGAGCTGTTGAATGCACAAAACGTGATTGCCCTA AGAAACCGTGTCAATACAAGGGAGTAATCTACCAGAGTGGACAGACATTTAAAGATGACTGTAACGATTGCAAATGCTGGGACGGAGCGGTTGAATGTACAAAGCGAGACTGCCCAA AGAAACCGTGCCAATACAAGGGAGTTACCTATCAGAGTGGACAGACATTCAAGGATGACTGTAACGATTGTAAATGTTGGGATGGAGATGTAGAATGTACAAAACGAGATTGCCCAA aaaaaccGTGTCAATACAAGGGAGTAACGTACCCGAGTGGACAGACATTCAAGGATGACTGTAACGACTGTAAATGTTGGGATGGAGCTGTTACATGTACAGACAGAGATTGTCCAA aaaaaccGTGTCAATACAAGGGAGTAACGTACCCGAGTGGACAGACATTCAAGGATGACTGTAACGACTGTAAATGTTGGGATGGAGCTGTTACATGTACAGACAGAGATTGCCCAA GTGACGCTTTACCCGTAGATCCCAATAATCCTTGCAAACGATGCTTTTGCCGAAACGGATTACTACAGTGCGAGTCTGTTATCTGTCCGGCATGCGTAGGTTACACTCCACCCGGCCAGTGTTGCCCAATCTGTGAAAAACCTGCTTACTAG